Below is a genomic region from Leptospira venezuelensis.
CAGACTTTTCTAATAGGTTTCTTTCTCCCTGAACACCTCTGAATCAATGGTTGACACTCCGGGGGGATAAAAGTTTCCTTCCTTAATACCACAACCTAATAAGGAATTCGTATGGCATTAATTGAAGAATTGGATCAGCAGGGGAATTTTCTATTTCGCTGGAGATCTTATATACCAGGATTTATTCTTCTTCTTTGTCTATACTCTTTGAGCAAATTCGAATTTTTAGAAGATTCTTACGAGATCAACTTATACTATGCGGCCGCTTGTTTTGCAGTTAGCTTACTTGGTTTAGCAGTTCGTTGTTTTGTGATCGGTTATGCCCCTGCCCGCACTTCCGGTAGAAATACTAAAGAGCAAGTAGCAGACGTGGTTAACCAAGAAGGAATTTATTCTCTTGTTCGCCATCCTCTTTACTTAGGAAATTTCCTAATGTATTTGGGACCGGTTCTGTATTTCAGAGATATTCCCCTACTTATAGTATTTTCATTATTTTTCGGATTCTATTACGAAAGAATAATGTTTGCAGAAGAAAAATTCTTGAGAGATAAGTTCGGTCAGGACTATCTGAATTGGGCCGATAAGATCCCAGCATTCATTCCGAAATTTTCAGGTTATGTAAAACCTAAACTTGGTTTTTCATTCCGAAATATTCTTAAAAGAGAATATCCAAGTTTATTCGGTATCTTAGTGATCTTTGTATTATTTGACTACGCGGCAAGTTTTAAGGTTGGATTCGGAGATTGGAAAGAGCCTTGGACTGTGATCACCGAACCTCAGATCTGGGCATTCGGGATTGGCGCTGCGTTCTATACAATTGTTAGAGTAATAGTAAAAACCACTAAGTGGTTGGTGGTAGAAGGCCGTTAATTTTCGGCCTTCTTCTTATTTTAAACGTTCGCAGTATATTCCAGATAAGATTTGAATTTTTCCCCATCCTTGGTCAAAAAGATCGGGGTTGGGTATTCTCTTTTTAAAGGAAGTAGCGCGAAACCTTGGTCGTAAAAAACGATCTTCTCTACCTCATTCAGTTTATAACTGAATTCTGAATTTCTTGCTTGGAAAGTAAATCCACCCGGGATCTCTCTAATACTTCCCTTACCCATTCTTCTAAAACCTTTTAAAGTTTCAGGTCGGATCTTTTCTTGAAGAGCCTCATACGGTAATCTTCCGGAAAGATCTAGGAATAATACTCCTTCCATAGACCATTCTTCTTCTTTAGGGATTCTAGGCTGGGTGCGTTCAGGTTCAGTTACCATTTCTAAAATTTCTCCCCTTTTTGTTTCATCCCAAATTTCAGTTCCGAATTCTTCCTCAGTGGAAACCTCAGGTTCAGTTCTTTGAGATTCCATTCTTTGTCTTTCGGAAAGAGGACGGATCTTTCTATCTTCTGCAAACGCCTGATCCATTTGAGAATAGGTTTCCGAACGTCCCTGTTTTTTAAGAGAAGCTAATGTATCATAGGAAATTTTTTTCTCTCTTGCTTGCGGCAGGTTTCCTTTTGGAAATTGGCCGGCGCTAAACTCTTTTTTAGAATTAGGCTGGAAGGAAACATAAATAAAGCAGAGGATTCCTACTAAAATGAGTGCTAAGGCAATATAGAGCATCATTATATGTATCTATCCAATTTCGCCGTTCCTGAAGCATTTTTCGGGCGGTTTTTCTCCTTTACAGATTCCAGGCGCGGGCCAGGCTTCCTTGTAAACGTAGTTTTATGACAAATCCAGACGGAATTTCAGTTAAAGATATTTTATTCAAAGTCGGATCAGCAGTTTTTTTGGGAATTCTTGTCCTAATGCTGATCATTATGCTATTAAAGCCAGATGTGGAACAAGTAGGTATTGATATGCTCGCCGGAAAGGCAAGCATCACCATGGGAAGTATTGACGACCAAAGTGTCCCAATCGATTCATTTAACGCGGCTAAAAGATTTTGTATCCAGATGTACCAAGGACAAGGTTCCGAAGCGCTCTGGGCAGATTGTGCCTTCCAATCTTTAAAAGGACAATATATCTTCCGCAAGATCGGAAACGCGGTAGGTTTTACTATCACTGAAGAATCAGAAAAACAGGCCCTTATGCAGGAAGCTGAGAGAGTCTCTAAAAATTCTCTCCAAGGTGCAGGATATTCCGAGGAAGACCTGAAAAAACCAGTAGAAATTTATCGTCAATTACTCCAACAGGCACCTTTGCGCTTTAGGATTGATTATAAAGTGTCCCAGGCTCTATTCCAAAACTTCCTTCCAACCGAGATCCGACGCACGGATGGAGAGCTAAATGTACTCTCTGAAGCATCTGGTGCAAGAGTGGATCTGGATGCAGTTTTATATACAGAAGAAGATCTAGTCAAAGCTTCCGAAAGAAATTTAGAGCCTACAGACGTTCAACTCAAAGAGTTGTACGACAAAGAATCCTTGGATCCAAATACTCTAAAAGGTAAAGATGGCAAGCCTGTTCCATTTGAAGAAAGAAAAACAGTCCTAAGAAGTAAGTTCTTATTAGAAGCACGTAAAAACGCTTTAGAATCTTTAAAAGCTAAAC
It encodes:
- a CDS encoding LIC_11490 family protein yields the protein MMLYIALALILVGILCFIYVSFQPNSKKEFSAGQFPKGNLPQAREKKISYDTLASLKKQGRSETYSQMDQAFAEDRKIRPLSERQRMESQRTEPEVSTEEEFGTEIWDETKRGEILEMVTEPERTQPRIPKEEEWSMEGVLFLDLSGRLPYEALQEKIRPETLKGFRRMGKGSIREIPGGFTFQARNSEFSYKLNEVEKIVFYDQGFALLPLKREYPTPIFLTKDGEKFKSYLEYTANV
- the lmtA gene encoding lipid A Kdo2 1-phosphate O-methyltransferase, translated to MALIEELDQQGNFLFRWRSYIPGFILLLCLYSLSKFEFLEDSYEINLYYAAACFAVSLLGLAVRCFVIGYAPARTSGRNTKEQVADVVNQEGIYSLVRHPLYLGNFLMYLGPVLYFRDIPLLIVFSLFFGFYYERIMFAEEKFLRDKFGQDYLNWADKIPAFIPKFSGYVKPKLGFSFRNILKREYPSLFGILVIFVLFDYAASFKVGFGDWKEPWTVITEPQIWAFGIGAAFYTIVRVIVKTTKWLVVEGR